gacgatgacgatgatgaggagAGCTATTTTGTGGCCGCTCCGTCCGCcggaggcaacaacaatgccgtGCAACAGTCCTCAGACTCCGGCTCGTTGGTCCGCCCTTCGGAGCTCCAGTGGCGCCAGTTCCAGCAGGAACAGCGCAACCGTCGCCGAATCCAGCGCCTCCAGCGGGAGCACAACCAGCGGATCAGGGCCCTCCTTCGCCGCCAGAGGGTTTCCGAGAAGCGAAGCCAGCAACGCTTGCGCCGCCAGCGCCAACAGAGCCGTAAGCGCGTCTCCCAGCGCCAGCGCCGCAACAGGAACCGCTCCAAGGCCCAGCGCCAGCGCCAGAGGAGGAAAAATATgaaccgccgccgccgccagcagctgcagcgccaGCGCAGacaccgccagcagcagcgccgCCGGCTCATGCGCCTCCtgcgtcgtcgtcgtcgtggcGGACGTCGCAACTAAGGAGCTGATCCCGATCAGATCAGATCCCCAACCGATCCCAGAACCCCCGAAATAAACCGAACTTGTAtgcaaaacaaaggcaattttttttttcattattacGAACACAAATGGCGAAGGGCAAACTACCATGGTAGATCATTGCATCATTGAGGAATAACTGGAAATGTGAATCTAAGCTACAATGCCTATAGATCAGTCCTGGGAAGACTATATGACAATCATTGGATAAAACTATGGATGAAACCCTGGATACAACCATGGATCATATGAGATAACTAGGATTATTAATATCCCCATGATTATACACCAGCTTAGATTAGATACAAGAAATTTATATTGCTTCTATATGAACTTTCTGCGCTATTGGAAAAACTGCAGTTTAGGATACCAGAGATGCTACACTGGGCAACCATTTATCTGAGAACGAAGCTTAGTCTTGTACGATCAGCGACTCTTTCTTTGCCCAACGTGCGAATGTCTTTCTCCGCGGAATTCTCGGGGGGTCACTGTCTATGCGGTTCATTGACACCTCACCTCCACTTTCGCCCTTTGGTGGAAGAACCGCTGTCTAAAGACAGAGTATCTGAAATCAGAAACGAAtatgaatatgcaaatggTGTCGATTCGCGAGCTATATGCAAATGATTAGCGGCGATCGATCGGATGGCTGAGGTTACGGGTCAGATCGCGATTATTTATGGCATTATGCAAAACGGTTACAACGCCAATAGGCTTGCTATTTCTTGGCCCTTTCTTCGTAGGCCTACAAACCAACTAGCTCTGTCTCCTTTGCACGGCTTACACATCTCTCTTTTGGATTTTGCATATGTTCCTTCTCTTTAGCAAGTCCATTTGTTGTAACCTCTAGGGAAATAGGGCTATGTAGGGGCCATGGTTACATATAAATATGCCGCGGCTCGACCCAAGAAGTCAGTCACAGCAGCTCAGCCATCCAAGAGATACTCAGATTTCAGCCAAGCTAAAGGATAAATAACCCAAGATGCATTTGATGAAGGGACTTTTGATCGTGGCGTGCCTGGCTGCCTTTGCCAGCGGTGGGTGATCTTACAAACAGGGGGACTTCTAAAACGGATTAGCAATGTAACGCATTCTTATCTAACCCACAGCCAAGCCCCAGAACTTCCAGATCTTCGGTCGCCAGCGAGATGAGCCCGCCGCCCAAGGACGCCTGAGCGCCACTCAGCTGACCGATCTGCTGAACAGCCTGAagggcagcagctcctccactACAGCAGCTCCCACTACCACCACCGTGCCCACCACCTCCACGATAACGACCACGCCAACTGGACCCACCACCTCAACCGGCACATCGACCAGCACCACCACTCCCACCACCTCCTCGCCCACTGGAACCAGCACAGGTCGCCAATTGGAGCCGCTCGATGAAcaggaggacgacgacgaggaggagcaacAGTTGGGCCACCATCAGCGCTTCCAGCTGGATGACCAgaacgacgacgaggaggagcatAACCAGGTGGCCCGCTCGCAGGCCAACCGCCGTCGCCAGGTGAACGCCCGCCGTCAGCGTCAGCGTCTGCAGCAGAAGTACCGccgccgccagcagcagcagcgtcgccgtcgccagcagcagcagcagaagcgtcgccagcagcagaagcgtcgccagcagcagcgtcgCAGGAGGCAGCAGAACCAGAAGCGCCGCCAGCGCCGTAACCGCCGCACCAACATGCGCCTGGTCAGCCGCTTCCGCCAGAGCACCCCCAACCGGAACCGCGTCATCCGCATCGCCGCCTAAGGCGGGGATTTCCCGGAAACCGATTTGAAACGACACTGAATAAATTGCAATGATATAATAGTTTTTGTGGCTTTCTTTGGGAAAGGGGAGTCGGTTGACAAAAGACATTCGTCACTTGAGCATACTGTAGTTAATATCGATCTACAAATGTATCTGATATATGTCATACCTCATATATTTTCAAGATATCATCATCAACATATCAACACGAAATCGAGCTTCGATGCGTAGCTCTAATCTCTTTGATCAAATCTCGAAATTCACAATCAACCCGTACCAAGTGAATTGATACAATACGGGTTTCTACTTAACAATTTTGTAAACAGCGGGATCACCTATTCAAGCACACACCTTGGCTCtagattttcttttttttttcttttcaggaTTTGATCTGAAAAGGGATACCATGGGGTACCACTTTAAAAGTGGAGGTagtcttttttttaatattatagcTTTGAACGCCCTATTCAATGTGCTATCTTTATTAGCCATTTGTTGAAATCGTTGTGTAATACTTTAaatatctgaatctgaatatCATCGGCCcaataaaaattgtacatttttaaacataagcaattcacaaaacatgcaagttaataataaatataagcCTATTTAATGAACCCTAGTTACAGAAACcctttaaatgaatattttcaGGATCCTATGGATCCTAATTATTGATGAAGCAGAAACCTAAAgaccaaaatatttgaataaagaTTTCCAGGATCCTATGGATCCCGAGTAAAGCAAAAATTCATTggtatataaacattttcagtATGGATTAACAGAACGTCATTGTTTTAAGAGCAAAACTTAGTAACTTATTGCACGAATTTTGGAATCTGTGTTTATCAATCAGATTCCAAGTGAAATACTATAGCGAACTTTGGCTAATATATGTCGCATGGGTCAAACTAGTTCAACGATCGGCAAGCGGTCAccaaaatttatgcaaaaactTTGGCGAATGTGCAAATTTGCGAAAAAGAAATGATAATGAGAATTATGGTTGCCGATTCTGGGTtggattgttgttgttagaTCCGCAACTGGAGCGTGGGGTATATAACCCCGACTGGCCGCTGGCAATATCACAGTCCACCGACGACCTTCCCCCAGGCAGAGTCCCATCGAATCCAATCCTAAGGCCAAGACCAGTTCCGCAGGAAACCCCAAGGAAAACCCCAAGATGAAGATCTTCTACGGAGCTCTGCTGGTGCTGGGCACAGCAATTATTGCCCAGGCGGCTGGTGAGTTTGGTTTTCAGTCGGTTTATCAGCTCCTGTTTAAGCATTTAAGCGGACTATGGACCATTAACTTTTATGAGCTACATTAATGTTTTCACCAATTTCCAGTGGCCCGTTCCAACGACGAGTCCGCCCAGGATACCGACCAGCAGTCCAAGTACCGCCTGTTCAAGCAGCCAGTGCAGATCGAGGCGCGCAGCTTACAGCAGCTTATGGCCTTGAAGAGCCAACCTTGCCCTCCGCCACCATCACCCACCACTACAACTGGGCCTACCACCTCAACAGTGACAACCTCACCCACTGGGCCCACTACCACAACCGGAACGTCCACAACAACCACCACACCCACCACAACTTCCACAAACCCTACCACCTCCTCCACCGGCAGACGTCACTCATTCAACCAGAACAATTCGGTGGACGAAAACGAGAACGACGACGAGGAGTTTGACCAGGAGGTGGAGCAGGAGAAGTATCTGAAGGACGAGGATGACGAGCAGGAGGACGACCATGACGATGACGATAACGAGGACGACGGCTTCCAGCTTGTGGCTCCCAAAGCCTcatcttcctcctcctcttctaTTCGCCGTCGCACCAGCGCTAGCAGCTCATACGGATCGTCTGGCAACAAGAACCTGTCCAACAGCGAGCTGATGCGCGAACTCGAACTGCGCCGGCAGAAGGAACTCAACGAGCAGCTGCGCAAGCAGCTGGCCAGCACCCGCCGCCGTTCCACCCAGAGCCGCCGTCGTGCCCTTAACAACCGTCGTCGTGCCCGTCgccgccagcagcagaagcgccGCCGCCTTTCCCGCCGCAACCAGCAGAAGCGTCGCTCCCAGAACCGCCGCCACCGCAACGCCCGCCGCCGTCAGCGCCGCAACAACCGCCTGAGCCGCCTCCGCCAGCGCCGTCGTGCCAACCGTCGCCGCAACTGAGCGACCAGTGACCAGCACTGACCTCTGACCCCCGACATGTACGATTACAATAAagcgaatatatatacaaaacaaaaatgcattcTCTTATCACTATTCTTAGATTCTACTAGAAATTTGCCAAAGAACATCCTATATATGCTTCCTCGTAATCCAGTGCAACTATCATCACATACCCACTCAGCgtatcatataaataaaccCATATTATCTATCATACTCGATATAACTAacaagatatatttattatatcgcACACATAGATTCCGGATTAGATAAGATTGAATTTACACGGTAGGGACATAATAATCCTAGTAACAAGTGGATAGTAGCAatgctatttattttatgcgtAGATACACATACCTACATATGTAAGTTAAcgcaagttgcacttgcatcAGGGTTCTCGGCACTCGCTGCCGCATACCTCACCTTGATATGACAACCAACATGCTGTGGTTCTCCAAATAATAGTCAAGATAGTTAAGAGGGTTCGAGTTTACgattagctttattttaagattcagttCGCAATCTGCTAGCGGTTCCGTTATGTGTCCGTTCGAGACTGGCTTCTCTTCTCCCGTCCCGCTGCTTTTATATACGCTTCCCCCGTTGACCCCTCTACCCCACCCTGAGTGCGACCAACGGCACTTGTTCCgaatgcacacatacacaaacatgttactagacaggccccgagtcgcctgctgacggggCCCGAAAACACGAGAGCCGAGCGCTGGTGAGTCCTGACGAAGAGCGCAAGAAGAGGGTTCGTAACTTACACGAACATGTTACTAGACAGGCCCCgagtcgcctgctgacggggCCCGAAAACACGAGAGCCGAGCGCTGGTGAGACCTGACGAAGGGCGCAAGAAGAGGGTTcgtaactcctcccccctcaAGATCTGCGTCCCGCAGATTAGTGAGCCTTGTTCAGCTCGGTTTGGCCCAATGCTTCTAAGTTTGCGGCAATCTCGCGGACATCGGGCATGCCTTTGGTGGACATCAGCTTCTTCCATAGGAAATAAAAGCCTAGGAATATGCAGATTGCGAGTGCCGCCTCGGTGAGAAGAGAGGCTAGTAGCTCACTCGCCATGTTGGACATCTTTTCCAAATTCTTCATGCTCACGTCGTGGACGTATTCCAGagaaagttgaaagttgctAGCCGTTATGTGGCTCAACACGGCCGGCATCGCCATTAGATGACTGACCGAGTAACTGGAATAGTTTTGACCGTTGACCATTATCGTCTCATTGTCGAATTGGATGATAAAGGAGCCGATCAGGTCGTAGTTCTTTGCAGCCGTTCTTAGAGTTCCGTTGAAGTTGGTCAGGAGGAGCATTCCATCGTCGACTTGCTTAACCACTCGTTGGTTACTTCTTTGATATGAGCATTTGGCCTGGCCGCCCTTCAGTAGCCGAGGGATACAGCTAGCCTCCTCCAGTTTTTGCAGTTCCTCGAAGCCGTCGCTTGCGCGGCCAAGACGGCGTTCCAATCAGCAGCATCTGGAGATCCAGCTACCCATTTCCAAGCCGACCCCAGCCAGTCCTGTGAGCGGGATTTGCGCCGCATGCAGAAATCGCGCTTACAAAAAGACAATTCGTAAATATCTGGTCGTCTAAGTTGTTCTAAGACTACGTAGTGTTTGGGGGTAcggtacattttgtgtacttatatttttatttttttatatttcttatttcttatttcttataatctgtatttttttatattttttttttataattttttttgtttcgggAAATTGGGGAAATTGTACTATACTTGTTTTCCTTTGAATTGTGGTGTTGTGCATgtgtttatacaatttttgtgcGCTATTccattttgcaatattttttcctttcgTGCGTGCTGTTACAGTTTTTTATTGATGACCtctaatttatttcggcaCTGGGCACGGTGGTTCCGTAGTATCCCTTTTGGCTGGTTGCCTACTAAGGTACGGCCGCCACACAACTTGTTGGGcggttttttttgggtgcattCCACACCACTTAACGTATCCAACAAGCTGCCACACACCACCTTATCACTCTGGGCGCTCAAATTACTCGTACTGCCGCAGGTAAACTGCTGCAATGGTTaattattggtttattataCACAATCTTTTGCACTCGCGAATTGGCaaggagagaaaaaaaaaattttcccaCAAGCCGTACCGCCGCAGTGGGTTGATcgtgttttaattatgttatagGTATCGTACAACTTTTGCGCTCGGCATGGGCGACGTGGCGTCCTCCGGTAGCGGGtcgttgttttattaatttaaattaggtCTTGGCGCAACAtaggtttacatttttattttagaaattttacaccttttattgaattatgcaatatttgttGCGCCCCGGGATGGGCGTAGTTCCCCCCGGCAGCGGGTAATTgctattttatcattttatacaCAGCTCACGCAacacttctttttcttttatggaTTTCAGATCTTAATCTGACTTATGCACACCACCACTATTTTTACGCacaaatttccacaattttttcGTATCACTTTTATCGGCCGGACATTGCCggtccctgttcgggcgccagttaacgcaagttgcacttgcatcAGGGTTCTCGGCACTCGCTGCCGCATACCTCACCTTGATATGACAACCAACATGCTGTGGTTCTCCAAATAATAGTCAAGATAGTTAAGAGGGTTCGAGTTTACgattagctttattttaagattcagttCGCGATCTGCTAGCGGTTCCGTTATGTGTCCGTTCGAGACTGGCTTCTCTTCTCCCGTCCCGCTGCTTTTATATACGCTTCCCCCGTTGACCCCTCTACCCCACCCTGAGTGCGACCAACGGCACTTGTTCCgaatgcacacatacacaaacatgttactagacaggccccgagtcgcctgctgacggggCCCGAAAACACGAGAGCCGAGCGCTGGTGAGTCCTGACGAAGAGCGCAAGAAGAGGGTTCGTAACTTACACGAACATGTTACTAGACAGGCCCCgagtcgcctgctgacggggCCCGAAAACACGAGAGCCGAGCGCTGGTGAGACCTGACGAAGGGCGCAAGAAGAGGGTTCGTAACTTGTATGTAtttgcttaatattttaaaaatcattaaacatatttatttcagGCAACCAAAACACGAAAAGAACATAGATTTTATGAGAAAAGATACATGTGAAATATTGAAGATCGTTAGGCACACATTTATGGCACTTTGTGGGTCACTTTCGCAGGCTTTGCGCCACCTTCGACCCAGCGGCTTCAATTAGAAACGGATTTCAAtagattttcactttttttcagCCCACTCTAGCAAAGGCCCAAGGCGCTGCAGAAACCTGAAGACCAAAACCCCAATTCCAATACCAACtcgaaaaaccgaaaacccaaaGGCGTTCCGCTTGGCCGAAAACCCATGGGATGACCGGCAGAATGATGACGACGGAGAATTTGGAGAATATACATTATAGCTGGCAGCGATTTGACTATTTGAGCCCTACCACGgatcaattgaatttcaattgtgTACGGAGATTTACCGTTCGGCACTTACGATTTGCATTCCACAGCGTATTTTGCGGGACTATAAAAGGCCTCATTGCTGGCCGATAAAGTATCAAAGCCTGATTGTCCAGCCATCGGCGAGCAACAGAAATCGCAGCGATTTTGGTCTACCCGAAAAGTTCTCTCCTCACCCAGAGTAGTTTCCCGAAGATCCAAAAGAGTTTATAAATTTATCCGATATGAAGTTGTACGCCATCGTGATCCTTTCGGCTTGCTGTCTTCTGGCCGCACAGGCGGCACCCGAGAAGAAGATGGCCCAGAAGTCGCGTCAAGTGGACCAGGACGCCAAGGTGGGCCAGGCCGCTTCCAGCGCTGGTGCATCGACCTCTGCCAAGGATCCCTCCAGTGGCAGGCTGTTCCTCAAAAAGTTCCTGACATTCAAGAACCTgttcagcagcaacaaccaacCCGTGATTCCGATCATTATCACTGGCGCCGGAACCGGGACTACCACAGGAGCCTCACCCACTTCGCCCACGGTGACAGTGACCTCGACAGGCACGATTCCCTCGGCCACTGGCACCATCACCACTTCACCCACAACACCCACCtcgccaacaacaacgagcGCACGGCAGACGATTATCAAGGGTGCTCGATATGGCAGCAACGATGACGATCAGGAGCAGAATCATgagcaggatcaggatcaggacCAAGAACAGGACCAGGAGCTGGCCCAACCCGCACAGGCCTATCCCGCCGAGTTGATGGACGAGCAGGCTCTACAGGCCGCCCTGGCCGCTGGCGCCCAGGAATACGAGGTGGTCACCACCGAGCACGAGGTCCAGGGAACTGGCGGAGCCACCGGCGAAGGCGGCAAGGCCACCCAAAGCAATAACCACATCAGCCTGCGACGCAAGGGCGCCCGCCGCGGCCAGGTGATCAGCGTTCGCATCCCACCCCGCTACCGCCGCTACTTCAAGAACGGCCAGAAGGTGATGCTCAACACCGGTAGTCGTCCCGTCTCCAAGCGCCGCGTGGTTCGCAAGCGTGTGCCTGCCAAGAAAATCAACAAGAACAACCGGAGGCGCAACGGCAACAAGAAGAACCGTCGCAATCGCAACAAGAACCGCCGCAATCGCATCACCGCCGTCTAAGGATCATGGATTCAAGGTCAGGATCCAACGATCCAACGACACACTCCGGCaagataatttttttttctaatttattgtAGCCTAACTTGCTACTGCCACACTTCCTGCGGCAGGATAAACCATAAATAAAGCCCTTCAAGAGTACCAAAAATGCCTTCTTACTTTATCTTTGCGTGggtgattaaaaaaaaaacagatcgCAAAGGCATACACTTTtagccaacaaaaaaataatagaaaattagtaaaatattGCTCAACAATTAAgttatattgaaaaatattaagattgtatttgtttaaaacGGGGTAAAATATAGTTGCGAAAAAGTAAGCAAGGTAGAAATTAAACTGAATCTTGCAGAGCACAAACCCCagcaacaatttaatttaagcccATTTAAATCATATTAATATTTGTCAAAATTACACATTCACGTACTTTTCTTATACCATTTTTCAGAAAACTTCCCTCTAAAGATCTGAGGTTACAGCGATCAAACACCAAAGATCGTTGATCTGCagaagcaaaaaaaagcaaaaacagtGGTTGGTACAATCTCCTTTATGGGCATagaatcaaacaaaaaaaagtaacGTCTGTGAAAAGTACGCACTTGACCCACATTTTTGGGCCGAGATCACCAAAGAGATCAAATCGTGACGAATGATGGGGCAATTTTCGGGTATTTAAGCGGCTGTTTAGCCCGGGGCTCAGTACAAACATGGCTGGACAGCGATTTCTGATCGTACTGATCGTGGTTTCGATCTTGGTACCATCAATTCGGGAGGCTTCTGCCAGAACCTGTGGATCGAGACTCCAGTTGCGGACTCAAAATGATCCCGTTGACCTCAGTCGGCTGAGCGAGAAGCAGCTAAAACAGCTGGTTGAGCAGTTGGCAAAATTGCAAACTCAGAAGGGCGAAGATAGCGGAGATCTGGTGGAGGAAGAGGATGACCCAGAACAGGATCAGGAACTGGAGGATTCCGAGGACGATCACCGCGGCGGAAGTCGTCCATGGAACAGAGTGCAGCGGATAATCCGACGACAGCTGGTGAAAATACCCAAGAGATATCTCAAGAAGCTCCTTAGGCAGTTTGGATTGGCCCGGAGTGCTGGACATAGCGGTGTCCGGAGTGCGGACTTGGCTGCTCCCCAGCTGGAGGAGTACTACCTAATACCACTGGAATGAAAATATTGACGggaaataaacacattttggAAATACAACACTTTTTCGTGCACTCTTTTGGGCGCTGGGCTAAAGTATTGCTCATACTAAATTCTTTTGGCTATCAAATAGCTTTCCCCACCGcaaaagtgaataaaaaatattaattttaaacatgaCAAAGCGAatgaatttccatttcgttgcCATCATTATgtaaacaaactttttaaaccAGCCTAAAACTATGTTTCGGCAAACATACTTAAAATTCGTGTACAAAGCACAAATGTTGCTTTTATGATCTTTGgacttttaaacttttttcctGATAAAATTATGGTTCCACCGAAAAGCTCTGACAACGATCGTGTGGTAAAGCTTTCCACCACTTATGTTTCATTTGCTCATAGCTAATCAGCTTtgaaacagctgttggccggCGATAAATATTAGTGATTATATAGTTGTCGCACGACGTTTGAGGGGAAAACAAGTGAAAACTGCTGTTTACTAAGTCATTTTCGGAGCCATGTCAGTGGGAGTACTAGCTGGAAAAGTGGCCCTGGTAACAGGTGTGTATTCGTTTGTTTTCTCTTGATATCTGATCTTTTTTTGTGACTCTTCTAATCTGCGTTTTCAGGCGCCGGATCAGGAATTGGTCGTGCCACCTGCCGCCTTTTGGCCAGAGATGGTGCCAAAGTGATCGCTGTAGACCGCAATCTAAAGGCGGCCCAGGAAACCGTACAGGAATTGGGCTCTGATCGATCCGCAGCCCTGGAGGTGGACGTTTCTTCTGCCCAGAGTGTTCAATC
This Drosophila simulans strain w501 chromosome X, Prin_Dsim_3.1, whole genome shotgun sequence DNA region includes the following protein-coding sequences:
- the LOC27208946 gene encoding uncharacterized protein LOC27208946 encodes the protein MKLYAIVILSACCLLAAQAAPEKKMAQKSRQVDQDAKVGQAASSAGASTSAKDPSSGRLFLKKFLTFKNLFSSNNQPVIPIIITGAGTGTTTGASPTSPTVTVTSTGTIPSATGTITTSPTTPTSPTTTSARQTIIKGARYGSNDDDQEQNHEQDQDQDQEQDQELAQPAQAYPAELMDEQALQAALAAGAQEYEVVTTEHEVQGTGGATGEGGKATQSNNHISLRRKGARRGQVISVRIPPRYRRYFKNGQKVMLNTGSRPVSKRRVVRKRVPAKKINKNNRRRNGNKKNRRNRNKNRRNRITAV
- the LOC6724992 gene encoding uncharacterized protein LOC6724992, which gives rise to MAGQRFLIVLIVVSILVPSIREASARTCGSRLQLRTQNDPVDLSRLSEKQLKQLVEQLAKLQTQKGEDSGDLVEEEDDPEQDQELEDSEDDHRGGSRPWNRVQRIIRRQLVKIPKRYLKKLLRQFGLARSAGHSGVRSADLAAPQLEEYYLIPLE
- the LOC6739965 gene encoding myotubularin-related protein DDB_G0290005 — encoded protein: MHLMKGLLIVACLAAFASAKPQNFQIFGRQRDEPAAQGRLSATQLTDLLNSLKGSSSSTTAAPTTTTVPTTSTITTTPTGPTTSTGTSTSTTTPTTSSPTGTSTGRQLEPLDEQEDDDEEEQQLGHHQRFQLDDQNDDEEEHNQVARSQANRRRQVNARRQRQRLQQKYRRRQQQQRRRRQQQQQKRRQQQKRRQQQRRRRQQNQKRRQRRNRRTNMRLVSRFRQSTPNRNRVIRIAA
- the LOC27209472 gene encoding surfeit locus protein 6 homolog; the encoded protein is MKIFYGALLVLGTAIIAQAAVARSNDESAQDTDQQSKYRLFKQPVQIEARSLQQLMALKSQPCPPPPSPTTTTGPTTSTVTTSPTGPTTTTGTSTTTTTPTTTSTNPTTSSTGRRHSFNQNNSVDENENDDEEFDQEVEQEKYLKDEDDEQEDDHDDDDNEDDGFQLVAPKASSSSSSSIRRRTSASSSYGSSGNKNLSNSELMRELELRRQKELNEQLRKQLASTRRRSTQSRRRALNNRRRARRRQQQKRRRLSRRNQQKRRSQNRRHRNARRRQRRNNRLSRLRQRRRANRRRN
- the LOC6724991 gene encoding trichohyalin, which encodes MHCLLQLSLAVALCALLAPSTTLAERRNVYRLGGRASDAQMEARFTSSIANKLTSLKSTTTTTTAAPTTTSVPTTTTETTSPTAPTTSTGTSTSTTTPTTSDSTTTGRAFPVIQDDVEEDDEEMPRAFEDEEDDGDDSVEDEDDDDDEESYFVAAPSAGGNNNAVQQSSDSGSLVRPSELQWRQFQQEQRNRRRIQRLQREHNQRIRALLRRQRVSEKRSQQRLRRQRQQSRKRVSQRQRRNRNRSKAQRQRQRRKNMNRRRRQQLQRQRRHRQQQRRRLMRLLRRRRRGGRRN